Proteins from one Phyllobacterium zundukense genomic window:
- a CDS encoding ABC transporter permease: MKRSPLAIVAFLLAAAALVLPTGADAPGLFFFATPALLFAASALALFASASNSSLIALLILVHLAAFFLIGLLGSFAMAAPATGYWCMVVAAWLLAWLAVQRLAALRPKSLAAQRTVNLALPVLFGAWLLILWEIIVRGFGVPAILLPPPSMIAVRIAGSVPTLWADFQQTFLKAAIAGYVIGCGSGFLAAIIVDRVPFLRKGLLPVGNLVAALPVVGIAPIMVMWFGSYWQSKAAVVVIMTFFPMLVNTVAGLAASGAMERDLMRTYGSSYTQTLFKLRLPAAMPFIFNALKINSTLALIGAIVAEFFGSPIVGMGFRISAEVGRMNVDMVWAEIFVAALAGSLSYGLITLIERAVTFWHPSYRT; the protein is encoded by the coding sequence CGTTGGTGCTGCCGACGGGCGCCGACGCCCCCGGACTCTTCTTCTTTGCAACGCCTGCCCTGTTGTTCGCGGCATCCGCCTTGGCGCTTTTCGCTTCTGCTTCCAACAGTTCTCTGATCGCACTGCTGATACTGGTCCACCTGGCGGCATTCTTCCTGATCGGCTTGCTCGGCTCCTTCGCAATGGCGGCTCCCGCTACCGGCTACTGGTGTATGGTGGTCGCTGCGTGGTTGCTGGCGTGGCTCGCTGTACAGAGGCTGGCCGCGCTGCGGCCGAAATCCCTCGCTGCGCAACGAACGGTCAACCTCGCACTGCCGGTTTTGTTCGGCGCATGGTTGCTGATCCTCTGGGAGATCATCGTGCGCGGCTTTGGCGTACCCGCAATCCTGCTGCCGCCGCCTTCAATGATCGCAGTGCGGATTGCTGGGTCGGTGCCAACCCTTTGGGCAGACTTTCAGCAAACCTTTCTGAAGGCTGCGATCGCCGGCTACGTAATCGGCTGCGGGTCGGGCTTTCTCGCGGCTATCATCGTCGACCGCGTTCCCTTCCTGCGCAAGGGCCTGCTGCCGGTCGGCAATCTCGTTGCGGCTCTTCCCGTCGTCGGCATCGCACCGATTATGGTGATGTGGTTTGGCTCTTACTGGCAATCGAAGGCGGCAGTCGTCGTCATCATGACGTTTTTCCCGATGCTGGTGAACACCGTCGCCGGTCTTGCCGCGTCCGGCGCCATGGAGCGCGATCTCATGCGAACCTACGGTTCGAGCTACACTCAGACCTTGTTCAAGCTGCGCCTGCCTGCAGCCATGCCGTTCATCTTCAATGCCCTGAAGATTAATTCGACGCTGGCGTTGATCGGTGCGATCGTCGCGGAGTTCTTCGGCTCGCCGATTGTCGGCATGGGCTTTCGCATCTCGGCCGAGGTCGGGCGCATGAACGTCGATATGGTCTGGGCCGAAATATTTGTTGCAGCACTCGCGGGGTCGCTATCCTATGGGTTGATCACACTCATCGAAAGGGCTGTCACCTTCTGGCACCCCTCGTATAGAACATAA